A window of Halobellus sp. LT62 contains these coding sequences:
- a CDS encoding multicopper oxidase family protein, giving the protein MTSWGLSRRRLLQLSGISTLGALAGCASPLPGTDDGGGRAVTPRPTVTGAPDTSVSLTATSGTIRPDSDASTTAWLYDGQYPGPELRVQEGDVLSVELANDLQEETTIHWHGIPVANPVDGVPNVTQDPVASGDTFTYKFRAEPAGTYFYHSHVGLQLDRGLLGPLIVEERDPHVEYDREYIVVLDDYLSREPRLPSDGGMGGGGMGGMMGDVRPPYEGLLINGQLPENPPTFDVAEGDRVRFRFVNAASATVFGVRIAGHEMSVTHADGQPVEPVESDSFVFGAGERYDVVVEATNPGRWFVQANALDGNEPPARAVVEYESTDGSITPQPPSSSSNRLQYGDLRARSSLDGVSGNPDRTFDLTLSRGRNQSYTWTIDGQAYPDADPLQIRPGEHVRIRMTNQSPVVHPMHLHGHFFQVGNAIKDTVIVPGHRGQVTLDFHADNPGRWLFHCHNLYHLDAGMARVVEYVE; this is encoded by the coding sequence ATGACCTCCTGGGGACTTTCTCGCCGTAGGCTCCTCCAATTATCGGGGATATCAACTCTCGGAGCGCTTGCGGGGTGTGCCAGTCCGCTACCGGGCACCGACGATGGTGGAGGCCGTGCGGTGACCCCCCGTCCGACTGTCACAGGTGCCCCGGATACCTCCGTTAGCCTCACTGCGACGTCTGGGACCATTCGACCAGATTCGGATGCTTCGACGACTGCTTGGCTGTACGACGGACAGTACCCGGGCCCAGAGTTGCGCGTGCAGGAAGGTGACGTGCTCAGCGTGGAACTGGCTAACGACTTGCAGGAGGAGACGACGATTCACTGGCACGGGATTCCCGTTGCGAATCCAGTCGACGGCGTACCGAACGTGACGCAGGATCCGGTTGCTTCCGGTGATACATTCACATACAAGTTCCGTGCCGAACCCGCTGGGACGTATTTTTACCACAGCCACGTCGGACTCCAACTCGATCGTGGATTACTCGGCCCCCTGATCGTTGAAGAACGAGACCCACACGTTGAGTACGACCGCGAGTATATCGTCGTGCTTGACGATTACCTCTCTAGAGAACCCCGTCTTCCGTCGGACGGTGGGATGGGTGGCGGTGGAATGGGTGGAATGATGGGAGACGTTCGACCGCCATACGAGGGGCTTTTGATCAACGGTCAACTGCCCGAGAATCCCCCGACGTTCGACGTAGCGGAGGGCGATCGGGTTCGCTTTCGGTTCGTGAATGCCGCCAGCGCGACAGTCTTTGGTGTGCGAATCGCTGGACACGAGATGTCGGTGACCCACGCCGATGGGCAGCCCGTCGAACCGGTCGAGTCCGACTCGTTCGTCTTCGGTGCTGGTGAACGATACGATGTCGTCGTTGAAGCGACGAATCCGGGGCGATGGTTCGTTCAGGCGAACGCGCTCGACGGGAACGAACCACCGGCCAGAGCCGTCGTCGAGTACGAATCAACAGACGGTTCGATCACTCCGCAGCCTCCATCATCTTCGAGTAACAGATTGCAATACGGTGACCTGCGAGCACGCTCCTCGCTCGACGGTGTGAGTGGAAATCCAGACCGGACGTTCGACCTGACGCTCTCACGTGGTAGAAACCAGTCCTACACGTGGACGATAGACGGACAGGCCTATCCGGATGCCGACCCGCTTCAGATTCGGCCTGGGGAACACGTCCGAATTCGGATGACCAATCAGAGCCCGGTCGTCCATCCGATGCACCTTCACGGCCACTTCTTCCAGGTCGGCAACGCGATCAAAGACACGGTTATCGTCCCGGGACATCGAGGACAGGTGACGCTGGACTTCCACGCGGATAACCCCGGTCGGTGGTTGTTCCACTGTCACAATCTGTACCACCTCGATGCGGGGATGGCACGTGTTGTGGAATACGTCGAATGA
- a CDS encoding SHOCT domain-containing protein, whose amino-acid sequence MTQPITHIGRTARRLAILAIPLLVAATGTAAAHGGGSYGGGMMGGSGWGLFGGAMGLWGLLWMGLLIAVPLYLVYALLNRGSGGDDEQSLSVLRERYARGELSDDEFERRRKQLERTG is encoded by the coding sequence ATGACGCAACCCATCACTCACATCGGACGCACTGCTCGTCGCCTCGCGATCCTCGCCATCCCGCTGCTGGTCGCGGCGACTGGAACGGCTGCCGCCCACGGCGGCGGGAGCTATGGCGGCGGGATGATGGGCGGAAGCGGCTGGGGCCTCTTCGGCGGAGCGATGGGGCTCTGGGGACTCCTCTGGATGGGGCTCCTCATCGCCGTTCCGCTCTACCTCGTCTATGCGCTCCTCAACCGAGGATCCGGCGGGGACGATGAGCAGTCGTTGTCGGTTCTCCGCGAGCGATACGCTCGCGGGGAGCTTTCGGACGATGAATTCGAACGGCGGCGAAAACAGCTCGAACGGACTGGATGA
- a CDS encoding DUF302 domain-containing protein: MEYTIQTTVTGEFDDVVDATNAALTDEGFGVLCDIDIQATLKEKLGEEFRQYRILGACNPPLAYEGLTEEIELGALLPCNVIVYETDDGDIVVSAVDPEQLVGIADNDALDSIATEVTERFDRVLAAVRDEFDPAS, from the coding sequence ATGGAATACACAATACAGACCACAGTCACTGGCGAATTCGACGACGTCGTTGATGCAACGAACGCTGCACTCACGGACGAGGGATTCGGTGTCCTCTGTGATATCGACATTCAGGCGACACTCAAGGAGAAGCTTGGCGAAGAGTTCCGTCAGTATCGCATCCTCGGTGCATGTAATCCTCCGCTAGCATACGAAGGGTTAACCGAGGAAATCGAGCTTGGTGCGCTCTTGCCCTGTAACGTCATCGTCTATGAGACTGATGACGGCGACATCGTGGTAAGTGCGGTCGATCCGGAGCAGTTGGTCGGGATTGCTGATAACGACGCGCTTGATTCCATCGCAACCGAGGTCACCGAGCGATTTGATCGTGTACTGGCAGCCGTTAGAGACGAGTTCGACCCCGCGTCGTAG
- a CDS encoding SHOCT domain-containing protein yields the protein MASSNQLDTTTILLLILGAFILLPLLTMGMGFGGMMGYGGMMGQYGSTGGWWPVIGMLVPLVFLVVLLGGGFLLFRRVSETQTSHNPAMEELRLAYARGDLTDEEFESRRNKLEQSE from the coding sequence ATGGCTTCATCAAATCAACTGGACACAACGACGATACTGCTCCTGATCCTCGGAGCGTTCATCCTCCTTCCGTTGCTCACGATGGGGATGGGCTTCGGCGGGATGATGGGATACGGGGGAATGATGGGCCAGTACGGTAGTACCGGTGGCTGGTGGCCCGTTATCGGAATGCTTGTTCCACTCGTCTTCCTCGTTGTGCTTCTCGGCGGTGGCTTCCTCCTCTTCAGGCGGGTGAGCGAAACACAAACGTCTCACAATCCCGCGATGGAAGAATTACGTCTAGCGTATGCCCGTGGCGATCTCACGGACGAAGAGTTC